A window of the Polypterus senegalus isolate Bchr_013 chromosome 4, ASM1683550v1, whole genome shotgun sequence genome harbors these coding sequences:
- the tmem129 gene encoding E3 ubiquitin-protein ligase TM129, which translates to MESPEVTFTLAYVVFAVCFVFPPNEFRSAGVTVQNLLSGWLGSEDVAFVHYHIKRTCATLLVHSLLPLGYYVGMCFASPEQKLYYVHLASDGWQLYFSLAFALPLVCVILVYYWSLRKWSCHPIARTLASHALPQSGWRAVASSVNTEFRRIDKFATGAPGARVIVTDTWVIKVTTYNVHIAQQQEIHLTVTDSKQHELSPDFNTPVQFLTICVASINPYIKPFDIRLNSTEYGEMREKLHAPIRNAANVVIHQTLSDMFLETFKCQVELNQHYSLPSGQDLEPCIGCMQVSANMKLLKLCQEDDDGECQDCYCRPMWCMTCMGKWFASRQDQQHPETWLSSRVPCPTCRAKFCILDVCLVDN; encoded by the exons ATGGAGAGCCCCGAGGTTACTTTTACTTTGGCATACGTGGTGTTTGCGGTTTGCTTCGTTTTTCCTCCCAATGAATTTCGGTCTGCCGGGGTGACGGTGCAGAATTTGTTGTCAGGTTGGCTTGGCAGCGAGGACGTGGCATTTGTTCACTACCACATTAAGAGGACCTGCGCGACACTACTTGTGCACTCCTTATTGCCACTAG gttattATGTAGGAATGTGTTTTGCATCTCCAGAACAAAAGTTATATTATGTTCATCTTGCAAGCGATGGATGGCAGCTGTACTTTTCCTTGGCATTTGCTCTTCCTTTGGTTTGTGTCATATTAGTATACTACTGGTCATTGAGGAAATGGAGTTGCCATCCCATTGCCAGGACACTTGCTAGCCATGCACTTCCTCAATCAGGCTGGAGAGCTGTGGCATCTTCTGTCAATACTGAATTTCGCCGTATCGATAAATTTGCCACCGGTGCTCCTGGTGCTAGGGTGATTGTCACAGACACTTGGGTAATTAAGGTAACTACATATAATGTGCACATTGCACAGCAACAGGAGATTCATTTGACAGTGACAGATTCTAAACAACATGAACTATCCCCGGATTTTAATACACCAGTGCAATTTCTTACCATTTGTGTCGCCAGCATCAACCCTTACATAAAACCTTTTGACATAAG GTTGAATTCAACAGAATATGGTGAAATGCGTGAGAAGCTTCATGCTCCAATCCGAAATGCTGCTAACGTTGTCATCCACCAGACCCTAAGTGACAtgtttttggaaacatttaaatGTCAGGTGGAATTGAACCAACATTATTCTTTGCCTAGTGGTCAG GATTTGGAACCTTGTATTGGATGCATGCAAGTCTCAGCCAATATGAAACTGTTGAAATTGTGCCAGGAAGATGATGATGGAGAATGCCAAGACTGTTATTGCCGCCCTATGTGGTGCATGACCTGCATGGGCAAATGGTTTGCAAGTCGACAGGACCAGCAGCACCCTGAGACATGGCTATCAAGCAGGGTTCCCTGTCCAACCTGCAGGGCAAAATTTTGTATTCTTGATGTGTGCTTGGTGGATAATTAA